TACTAAACTCAACTGATTTCAGATATACATCATTTGGCAGCCTTAATGAGAGATATTTCAATAAGGTAATGAACGTAATATCCTTTTTCTGAATCTCGCTCCTTATTGCAGAGAGCTCTGTGTCACTAAAAGATGATGGTAAAACCCCAAGGACCTTCAAGCCCTCCATCTTCTTTGAAAGGTTTGTCTTTCCTATGCCAACCATCATATTCACTTTATTCAACGTGCTCAGAACATTTAAGGATAAGATTACAAGAATTGCCCCTATAACAATCGTTCCCATTCTTATCAAGCCCTTATACGACTCCTCTTTTCCTCTCTCTTTTATCTCTTTCGGCAACAGGTTCGGGAACAAATCTCTACCCATACACAGGGCGTACGCAGGTATAAACTCACTTTCTACACCCACAGGAACCGTCAAGTAACCTACCTCTTCGACCATGGAATCTTTTAATCTTTCAAAAAAGTTTGGAATCTTCGCCCCTCTACCTGCAATGAAAACCCTGGAGATAGGTTTATCCGGGTATCTCTGGTTGTACACACTGAATGTTCTCTGTATCTCCCCATCAAGCCTCTCAAAAGGCAGCCTCAATACCTCAGTCAACTCTTCATTGAATCCTTTTTCTCGCTTATATTGCTCAGCTTCATCGTAAGAGTATCCTGACCCGCTCATCAGTGCGTCGGAGAAGCTCTCAGATGCTGTTAATATCTCTCTTGCAAACATGAGATTCCTGGCATCGTAGATATATAAACCTGTTCTTCTCCCGCCTACATCAATAACTGCAACAGAACCCTTAACCTCCCCATTTATAGCCTGATTATAGGTAAATGCTATATCCGTGATAAGGGTCACCTGTTTAAACTCAGCATGTTTCAACACGGATAAAACCCTGTTTACGTATTCTTTTCGGGTTCCCACAAAGAGAACTTCTTCCTTTTTTACCCCCTTCTCGTCAACCTCGCCAAGCATCAAGTATTCATACACCATGTCTTCGAGAGGTGTTGTCAAAATCTTCGTGGTTGACCAGTTAAGCACTTCTTTTTGCTCTTTTTTCGGAAGGATGGGGATGGTAAATGTTTTTTTAATAATGTCCTCTGAGGTAATCCCGATGAGGACCTCGAGGTTTATTCCTTCCTTCACCTTGATATCGGAAAATATCATCTCAAGGTCATCAAGGTCACCACTATAAGGGTAATCACCTTTTGAGACAATGTTTTTTGCCCCTCTGCATCTCACATACTTAACGCTGACTGTGCCTATATCTATGCCTAATATATCCATATTGCTCCGCTAATAAAATAACCAGAGATAAAAACAATCATCAATAACCAAATCTCAATGACCAGACAATGACCAATAACCAAATTACAAATTCCAGACTTTATTTGATTATTGGTAAATTGGTTATTGTTCTTTATTTGGTATTTGAACATTGGTGTTTGGTGATTAGTCATTTATCATCTCTATTATATTGTATACCATTGATATGTCAATAAAAAAGTACATTGTAAGGGTGATGCTGGGGTCAGGTCTTGAATTATCAGTTTTTATTGTCAACATTCTTTACCGCCTTACTGACAGTGGTATAATGAATCTTTAAGTAATCGGCAATTTCTTTCAACGTATAGCCACATTTTACATGAGCATCATACATTATCTTGTTTCTCAAAACTTTGCTCTTTTTTTTACCACTCTTGAAAAGCTCTTCAAGCCTTGGCCTGTCCATGTGTCGCTGGTTTCTCGGTACTTCTTTCAATTCATTCTTTTCTGTCAGAACTGTTTTGCATTTTTCGATGAATCTTTTTTCTCCAAGGAATATCTGTCCTTTTAGATTCTTCCAGGGAGTCTCTTTCTTAATACCTTTTATGACAAAGTTTCTGTATAGTTTTTG
This portion of the Pseudomonadota bacterium genome encodes:
- the pilM gene encoding pilus assembly protein PilM codes for the protein MDILGIDIGTVSVKYVRCRGAKNIVSKGDYPYSGDLDDLEMIFSDIKVKEGINLEVLIGITSEDIIKKTFTIPILPKKEQKEVLNWSTTKILTTPLEDMVYEYLMLGEVDEKGVKKEEVLFVGTRKEYVNRVLSVLKHAEFKQVTLITDIAFTYNQAINGEVKGSVAVIDVGGRRTGLYIYDARNLMFAREILTASESFSDALMSGSGYSYDEAEQYKREKGFNEELTEVLRLPFERLDGEIQRTFSVYNQRYPDKPISRVFIAGRGAKIPNFFERLKDSMVEEVGYLTVPVGVESEFIPAYALCMGRDLFPNLLPKEIKERGKEESYKGLIRMGTIVIGAILVILSLNVLSTLNKVNMMVGIGKTNLSKKMEGLKVLGVLPSSFSDTELSAIRSEIQKKDITFITLLKYLSLRLPNDVYLKSVEFSSEAQAETPTTVGVPKAPPVQPPPATTAGQQGLPKLAPFQALTKAVSNDYTVTMKGYVFGEPDALEVTLFNFIITLKKSGFMQNVDVVSKEIKTIKGKKVIEFSITARCLRYEV